DNA from Macadamia integrifolia cultivar HAES 741 unplaced genomic scaffold, SCU_Mint_v3 scaffold2870, whole genome shotgun sequence:
attttttattttttctactaTGAGGATAACCTATTTAATCATTGTAGCTAGCTTTTATTATTTGAGTTTTGAATAATTGAAAGGAATCATTTGTGGTGgggtatattttttattttttttaaaataggggGAGGGGGGCATTTCTTGTGGGGTTGTGAAAAATGACTTCTTTCTGAATTTGTTTTTGAGGGTTAGGAAGAATTTGTGTGGAAGGCACTGGATTTGATGGCCTTTatcataaaataaacaaaaataaagaggtTGCATGAGCCGTACGGTGTAACCACCATCTTTCCTTACGCTACTCCTCTTAGTGGGTTATCATTTTGACAAATGAAATACTTTTATAATAAGGTAAAGAGGCCTCACCATTACCACCATATGATGCCAATCCTTTTCCACAATTTGATGTCCCCATTAtattaatttccatttttttcaaataaacaaTCATACAATGTAACATAAAGGTTTATGTGATTCGATAAGATAATTTATGTCCATAGCTAGATGAAAAGGTTCGCAGTTGCTCATTTTCATACTTCTCTTATATTTCAAAGGATAGACCATCGTTACAAATTTATAGTGAAACCTACATAAACACATATTATTGGAATACCCATGTAATCCTAAAAAATATTCTTATGACTTGAAAACTATTAACTAAGGGCTACAACAATCCATACCAACAATTATAACAAGACATTTACTTCATTGCATAAAGTAAGTACTACAATCCCAGTAAAATTCATCTACTTGGGTCATTCCACCTGATATTTCATCATGCGATATCAGCTGGGATGCTCAATTGAGACCCTGCTATCGGTTTAACAGAATGCTATGTCTTGTGTGTCAAGGTTTCattctgctaatggcaatgccgaaggtggattgaTTCCTTGACCTTTTTCTGTATTCTTTTATTCATTATATTAATCAATTTCTTTGTTGattccaaggattaaagtatcggtatcggtcgtcgtatcggtcggccaaaattcagatacgtatcggagggtatcgtatcgtatcggagatacactaagatacgttaaAAATACACACAtcaatggataggaaacatttttttaaacacttttgcataaagaatttgttaaaaaaagctattgataacatgtattatgcctaaacactaaattgaaggtatcgtactaagaattcaaggtctgtagttgttccataaatgtaaaatccttgttcccaaccttgatttccactttagttagagagaaatatggctgatagcaactttggaacaaaaacccttcaaaaaatcgtttttttttctgaaaaattacccatattggtcattatatgaccgttgcgccgatacgtatcgatactcattgatacgtaccgatatatatatcgatactcaccgatacgtgctgatatataccgatatgtaccgatcgatacataccgatactcatcgatacgtaccaatacatatcgaaacgtacattttacctcaattttatatttttcatagagtcgtatcgaggcatgtcgtatcgtatcgatgtgtattagtggtgtattgatgcatatcggtatatattgtaggatatatatcgatacgaaatgatttaaaaattcaatatatcgtatcgatgtgtattgtaTCGgctgactaaatttaagatacgtatcggagggtatcgtatcgatatcgaagatacttaaaaccatggttgatTCTTAAGGGAAAAATGACTATACGATCAAACAGTAGACACACAGAAACAATACCATCATCAAAAGGAATTTTGAGAGCACCAAGAGGGCTTTCAACAACTTTCCATGGTTGAGATTAAATGGTGGGAGAAGAGCAGAATGGACCTTGAAGAATATACAAGACGTGGAATTCTTTTTGTGTGCTTTTCGACCTCTCTATGGTTATTTCCTTTCAAGTTTTTGACTACAGTACTGGAAATGAATAAAGCTTTCTCAGTGGGTCCCTGTACCCCTTTTCGTTTCACTATTTCTGTACCAAACAGAGCTTTTATCAGATTCACACGTAAGCAGGCTTTTAAATCACCAGTGATACGAGCAATCCATGATCTGAGGTCACTGGCTTTTGTGGTCACGAGACTCGGTCACTGTTTCTCTAAATTCTATATACCCATACCTAATGAAATAGTGTGTATTAGCCAttagggtttttatttattttttgtatcaaTCCTACTCTATCTTATTCCATTGAGGAGAAAGATTTGAGGCTTGAATTCAAGAAGACCTCCAAATAGCATTAAGTTTTCATGGACTACATGCTACCAAGTGTGTTAGGCTAACCCACTTATTTACATGAATCGATGCGACATGATGTTGAATGATGATTCAATTCTAGGGTTCTTAAGTTGATGCAGTATCCACCATGAATAGTAATCAAATGGGTTGAAGGAGGCTCTATCACAAGCTAGTCCCCTCCCccaatgaaaaggaaaatgatgtTTCTGTGGATGTTTTCTTGTGCGTTCCCATTGGTCTTTGTGCATGCGTAGGAATCACAGTCCCCCACATAAAATACTTTTCGTAAACTCATATAGTTAATAGTTAATGTTGGGATCCTTTTTTAACGACTACTTTTAAGAATCTTCCTCTCATTAGCTTCCACTAAGAAAATTAAAACGAAatctaaaccaaaaaagaaaacgaAATGATTTAAATGGATTAATTGATTGATAACCACCATTTGAGAACCTTAATTAAGGTTGGTATTGGGCTAGAtttgcttaaaaaaataaacataggaAATTTATAGGATGAACCCCACCCTCTATGTCTCAACATCTAATGTGGTCCAATTAAGCCTTGGATTCGATAGCTTATATACTGGAGCGGGTATCACAGATCCTCCTTTAACTATGATACGATGAATCAAAAGTAATATTAAtacctattttatttatttataatcacTTTCTTACggtgtggggggtggggggggggggagagttaTTTTTAATAGTACTGATTAGATCATAACAATTGATTTAACTTTTTGATAATAAAGTCAGTGATTAATTTGTACTAAAACACAAATGAGTACTACCCTTTGTTCTAGCTAGTGAGCCTAATTATctaaacatcatcatcatcactatcaccttttttcccctctcttttaataaatattatcataataaaaataaaaattaatttatgcCATCTGGCTTTAAAGATTTGATGGTGTTCTCTTGATACAAACATTCTAGATAAGCTCAAAAACTTTGTGTGTCAAGATATAAGATATATGATTTACATTAAAAAGAGCTTTAGGTATAGAATCTCGAACTTTAGTTTATTGTTAGAATGCACCAGAATGAAGTTTTCAGAGTCTTAGAAAGGGATTAGGATATCCTGATATGATTACCCTGAAAGAGCAAGAGAAAATAAACTAtagattaagggtgtcaattgtaAATCGAAATTGTTTGTCAAAATCAAATCCAATTGATAAATCGTTTACTATTTAGTTCGGTTTAGTATTTCAAAGtaaaactatttattaaatgatttggttCAGTTTAGAATCAATATATTGTTggttttaaattaattaaaatcgATATGCTATTGAATACATTATACATATGTGCTTTCTATTGACATGACTCAAGCCACATTCACTATTAATTGACAAGAATTCCAAATGTTGTATCATCAAGTAAGTTGTTAAAAATTTCTTACTAGGCATTGGATAAATATCTTGGCTAGTGCTACAAATAAGTTTTTGGTTCTATGTCAAAGtcattattatttcttttataaagaaaaaaatggaaggcaAGCTACGGTGCTCAAAACCTATTCCTATCCACTATTATTTAGAACACATAAAGATACATTTCAAAGCAAGAGGACATCTATTGAGTGCAATGTGCACATATGTGCAGGGGAGAGACATACTTTATTCATAACACTAGATCTCAATATAGTTATAAATCTTCTTTAACATCAATCGAGGCTATCCTATGTTGATAATGATATAACCTTTCTTTTTATAGTAATATTGCGTTATTGGGGGATGAATTTCTAGCTCAGTGGCAGACAACTAAGTAATTGAGTTCTAACATAAGTCTAGAGAAGGTCAAATGTTACTTTTGACCTTCTTACCCCGCACCTTTCttgatataataataaataaactagTAATTAGTAATAAGTGTAGCCAAACAACCTCTTTATAGATTCATGTCTACCCAAAGTGTGGATCTTGCACCAAAAAATGATTGTGGGTGTAAACCCTTTCATTAGAAACAAAAGGCTAGAGGCTTTTGGCTTCAACGCCAAGTCGCCAATATATTTTGTTTACTATCTCCAAAACTATGATGTCTTGTTGCATGATTAATCCATGACACTTTTCCATAAGTGGGTAATTAATTGGTTTTTCCATAGAGGATAACTAATCATATAACCAGAGAAGTGATACACATGAAGGCTAGGGTGAGATTTTCCTGAGCCGATGAGTGGGTGAGTCAGTCAAATGGGAAGTGTGGAATAAGGTTCCTCACATGAGGAGttatagaggagagagagtgctGATGCTTTCCATGACTTGATGATCAAGGTCATTATTAATCAgagtaaattattattattattattatttttgagtGAAGGAGTTGATTAAAATTTCCTGCACCTAAATAGGGTTGCATAGAATTAGCATTTCACCCTTttgcaaaataaaaaagttcTAGTCATATTAATGTCTTTGTACGTGTTTTCATTGATCCCACGGTGATGCAAGGATCACACGATCTACagacaagggtctcttattcaAATATTTATTATTGGGGGATAAGTATTAAAGCGAAAATATTCCAATCTCATGATTGTTGTAGTAGGTCAATCTAACATGTCTAAGTAGAAATCTTTGAAAttgttgtatatatatatatatatttgggggggggggggggaaacaaAGTTTATTAAGAGTGGCCCCTATACGCCACAGACATAAGGGGTGCGCAATGACCATTGTACCTATCCTAGGGAAATGTGTCCTGGGTGCAAGGCCACTCTATTGGACAGAAAACACTCacattttttttaggaaaaatattttctgaGCCACTAGGATAAGGTATGCTAGCAcctctatatctctctctcccccattgTCTCCCCCGACGTAATCTCTCTGCTCTTGTATACatgatatatcatttttttttttttttgaaaagtgaTGTGAGTGTATTTAAGAAAAAACAGAATATACAAAGTAAGACAGTCTTAATTTTCTTCTATGGAtaaaccaaaagaaaggaagaaaaaaagactcCTTGATACCAAGCAGGACAGGCCTTACAATACAAAATGGAATTCAAAAGGACCATTACATTCTGTAATAAATCTTAAATTCAGAATCTTCTCCAACTAAACTATTCGGTTCATCTGGGAAATCTTGAGCTTGAATAATTGTCTCCCTCTGACCAGTTGCATAAGAGGCCATAAAATCAGCTGGTTTATTTGTCTCCCTCCAAACATGCTTGAATTCCTTTCTTTCAAGAGATTTTGAGATATTTAGTATCTCACTTCTGATGACTCTGGTTTTCCATGGACCTTCAACTACACCATTTAACATATCAATGGCCAGTTTCGAATCTGATATAATTGAGACCTCCATGATATTCCTTCCTACACAAGTGCTTATTCCTCTGAGAATATAGCCTTTAATTCCAGCCACAGTATACTTGTAACATCTCCCATTCTCACATAAGCTACAatgggctttcccattctatcTTGAATCAGCCCTCCAAAAAATGCTATATCATGTGTAAGGACCCCATCATATGATATATCATTTTATTATACCCCATTGATGGACTCCCCTATGctattttttagagaatttaatttaaaaaaataataataataaaccgaCAGAAATCCTTGAAACTTTTGGTAGGATTAACTGGGGTAGAACCTCTCCTAGTCATTTCAAAGGGTCGTCTCTGTCCATCTGCTTTAAGACCAGAACCCTTTAAAGGAAACACAGAAACAGTATGACCTTCCTTATTTGGAAGGCAATAACTAGCCGTCCTTTCCCATGCCCCTTCAAAATGCCAAAGTTTCTCCAAGTCTGTCTCAAGTTTCAACACAACATAACCCACAACGTCATAGGGCAATGAGGAGGGAAAATAATTAAAAGCTACGTATTTATGAAATCCACATggttaaatttaaaaaaaaaaaaaataataataataaaaagaaaaaaaaaaaagggctggGGGAGGAAATGGGAAGTCATGTGACCCACTATTTTTCTTAggtggattccatctatgtGAATCATTTTCATACGAAAATGATTTTCATatgagaacttgatccacacttTCATTAATTTGGGGTATTTTACCAATAATATATGCATCAATGATATACAACTATGTTACAAGAAAATTATTATGAGAGATGCCCCACACACCAAGTGTataataataaattgaattattcAACAATGCTCATAAATCTTATTTTCTATTGAATTATCAATAAACACATATCAGGTTTGTGTATGGTAGGGGATGAACATCCAATTCAATGGCAAGCGATTAGATAGTTGGGTCTATTGTAAGTCTAAAAAAGGTCGAGAGTTCATGCATCAACCTTCTTAGCCCCATCATTTTTGAAAATAGTAGTAAAAGTAGTAGTATAATAATGTAGTCTTATAGTGTGGCCTAGTGGACCCCCTTGCTGGCCTCTTATGAGTCTCTAACTGGCCCTAAATAGGTCCTTGTTTGGCCCCTGGTAAGGGGCCTAGCACCGAGAAATAAAAAGCTTGTGTGGGATAGGTTGTCCTAATAATAACCCTTAAAACAACACacgcataaaaaaaaatgatgggatAGTGTAATAGAATGTGATGGacaaagtttatttatttatttatttttgataaaacaaAGTTTTACTTCATCATGTCAACATTATGATtatcgaataaaaaaaaaataacaatagaaaattaattaatagATGGGTTTAGGTTTAGAATAAAATCTAAGAAGATGGCCTATAagaattcttttattttggaactttttaaatattatactaaaatatatataatctccttttttaaaaacaaaatgcCAAGCTAAGATGACTCAAGTGCGGAACCCTCCTAACAACTAAAAGATTCTTGGAAGAATGCCAAGGAATATTTGGTTTGCTTTCTTAATTATATAATGCTAATGCTTGGAAAATAGACTCCATTCACTGCTCATGATTTCATTttcttactctctctctctctctctcaaattactttggataaaataaaatcattagaGTAAACTACAGAACAAAACAGTACGTAGCATACTCCAGTTCTTTACTAAGCCAACATTAATGAGTATCATATATTTACTGTAGTCATGCATAATAATATTTGAATGCTTTGTCAAATTGGTGTCAACTCTTAGGTGCCGAATGAGTGATCCATTTcaataattcaaaattattaaatattaaagtTTAAGATTATTGAATTTTAGAAAAACCAATGCTAGAAACCACTTgcattcttcaaaaaaaaaaaattttggctaaaagatcatttatattaaaaaataaaaaacttacaAGATTGACAGAGTCAGATACTCTAACACATAAATACTAAACCTCACCCACCTGCATTCTCCAACCTTTTTCCTCTTATAGTTTCCAAATTATATAGATTTTGCATAAAATCTAATTTTCAATATTTATTTGATAATTAAGTCTCtaaactttatttttctttctaaaggTAATGATTATAACAACAAACATGGGAAGATGCTATCAAccctttaaaaaattacaaaataattttaatgatattttcataaattaatgcaaaatgaaattggaaattggGTTCCACTTGACACTTGACacttatatttttatattttaacttTGGAACTACAAAACCTAGGAAGACCACATCGTAATTTTATGGACCAAGTTTCCtatcacccatggtgaagaaagAATTCTCCTATCATAGACATCGATACTGTCAAATAACCATAGGGCAGTGTAGTTTCAAATTCATCATCAATAGAAATTGAAAGTGTAATGATGAATCAAGAGTCGAATCATGAGCTCACTTCACCCATGGGGATTGAATTCTTCCTTCTCCAAGGATGAACGAAATGGACATAGTTGGCATCATTTGTTGAAAGTGATGACCTGAGATTCAATGTCTTGAGTTTGAGGCACTCCTTCCATATTACATGCTACATGTCATACACCCTTTCTTGCTTTCAATTAAGTGTGGCCTTTGTGCCCCTTCTTGGCCCCTTTGTGGGTCTCACCTCAATGTGGCTTTCCAACACTAGAAAGATAAAAagagtgaaagaaaactttaacttaattttattgatatgcaaaataaataataagtacAATGTGGGGAGAGGGTTTGGTGGACTGcacccctaaacccaaaatgatTCCAATATTAACTCTAGAAAATCTTGATGACACCTAAGTCTTTCTTGAAAATTATTTCCTTGTTTCTCTGAACACTATAGCAAGTCTTTGCTGATAAATCATTAAAAAGAACCCCAACAAAACAAACTTTGAAGAATCATAGACTAACAAAAATATCATCCATAGAGGAACTCAtagaaaatcaatttctttcttgtatcaAAGGATAAAATTCAATTTGAAGGTATATACTTCTCcacaaaaaaaaggtaaattttAGAATATGGCTAGAATGCCACTAATGTATGGGTGAATACAAGTTATTCTGATGTTCATAAATAACTCGTATGCATCATAGAATTCTATATTCATGGTTACTGTTATTGAGCTTATGTATGCATAGTTTTAATAGCATACAAGGGTAGACAAACTCCAATATGGTTTTAGTATCTTCCCAAAATACTCTCCCGATACCCCATGCGCTTCTCAAGCTGCGAAATGAATGGATCCCTCACCATTTGTGCACTGAAAAAATCGTAATTTTGTTCATGTTGATTAAAATTGGACAAATATAAAATGAattgcttttctttttgggaaaaGTAATTTTTATGTTAAACATGTATTGTAATATGTGGTACGGTTGCATGTAAACATTATTGTTATAGGTATGTCCAAGAAAAAAAGTATGAAGCATATTTctgaatttatttaaaaaatacattGTTGAATATCTTTACCACCTATTGAAAATAACTTAGGGTAAAGCCGAACTACTTTTGGAACAAAGTCATGTCGCACACATTCTAACTATAGTCCATCCTTAGGATTTGACCACCTAGTATGGATGGTAGATAGTTCTAAATAGTCTAACCTCATATTATAGTCATGAAGGTAGGTTATTTGTAAGAAACACTTCAACATTGTTTTCCTTTCTTATGACAATATAAAATGGAAGAGGGTTGGTACACCATTAGTTTCCTTGAAGTTAGTTTTTCTAGAGCTAGCGATTCAACCAATGCAATCAAAGATAAGGGAAGGGAGAAAGCGAGAGAGAGTGACACATGTTGGACACCTCAACAACGTGTTTAGcctttttttcatataaaaaatctaaatttctcttttcaaaAGTTCACCATTAGTAATCTATTTTCCCTTAATATTCCTCTTAGATAGTTATTTGGATTACCTCAGTCTACTAAATGCATGTTTTGAGGAGTTTATCAGGCTTTGCTTGTGAGTTTTAGATACTAAGCTCTAGGAGGCAAGGATGTGGGACCAATTAGATATGCCGGTTTAGAATCTTTATTGCCTCCAACTTGAAAATTCCATAGCTCTACACTCTAACTTCTTGATTTCTTTAACGGGAAGCAAAAGAGATTCTAAACCAGCACATTCTATTAGATCCTTCTTTTCTCCTAGAAGCTAGTTTTTGAAAGCCCTGAAACTGAAAACTAATCAATGTAGCCAATCATACTCTAAGAGAATGAATGTTTAGTTAAGTTTTTGTGCTTTTCTTTCACGCCCTTTtcctttgttaatttttttacctttaaaaGAAgatttagcttttttttttttttttcaatcaaggTGAAAGGGATAAGCATTGATTGAGAATCATTAGTATGATGGTAGTACAAGCATCTTTGCAAGGAAAGGgtagttttaattttatatgATTGAATAATAATGACCCTAAATTGGTGTATTTTGACTTTGACCCATAATAGagaaaaactatttttattatttacccttttttttttttttttttttttttttttttgataaaaggaAACTTTCCCTTTGTTGGAAAACTAGAGAAtgtaaaaaaacaataaaaataggaCAACCCTACCCAAACTgagaaaatgatgaaatggaaaataaaaagagagattaGGGACTACAACACCAATGATTTGCAAATATGAGGAGTGTAATTTGGTTATTGGTTAGTAATTTACACAGGTCACAGGTGAGCTGAGATAGAATGTACTCCCATCCATAAAGTAATAGGGGGAGGAGTTTGACCTTTGTATGACCCCCATTTATTGCCTACATAAGTATCAATCTGCCGCGCATAGATACGAAGCACCAGATAAAGACAGTTTTTTGTTAGATGAAACGGAGGTGGGCTGGGGGAGAGAGAAGCGCGGTTGGGAACAGGTTCACGTCCTACCCCCAGTTGAGGCCCTGAGGGGCCACCATGTGAAACAAGGACAGCATTTACAATTTCACAAtcttctctcactctctcatcCCTATTCATCCCTTCTTCCCTTTTACGTCCCATCTCCCCCcactctcttcccttcttcccactcctctcctctcctctcctctcctctagTTTCACTTCACTGTTCATTTCTTACACCAAAACCCACCTCAGCTCACAAAACCTCCAAACCTTCCTCTGAAGATCCCAAAATTTGAGCCAACTCCAATTCTCTCTTCCTTCAATGAAAGATCCCTAGCTGAATTCACCACACTACTACACCTTGCAGCTGCTAATCCAGTAACCCAAGAGCCCAGatagagagtgagagagagagagagagggagagagggagagaggagagaaaaaaaatggattcgACATCAGGTGGCGGTGGAGGTGCATCGGAGCCAAACTCAGGCGAAGGCCCCTCCGCAACAGGCGGCGGAGCAGGAGACGGATCGTCAGCAGCAGCACCACCAAGTCGTTACGAGTCACAGAAAAGGAGAGACTGGAACACCTTCCTACAATACCTCAAGAACCACAAGCCTCCGTTATCGCTCGCAAGGTGCAGCGGAGCTCACGTAATTGAGTTCCTCAAGTACTTAGATCAGTTCGGGAAAACGAAGGTGCAccactctggttgttcctacttCGGCCACCCAAACCCACCTGCCCCTTGCGCGTGTCCACTCAAACAAGCATGGGGGAGCCTCGACGCGCTCATCGGACGGCTTAGGGCTGCTTACGAGGAGAACGGTGGACGCCCGGAGTCGAACCCTTTTGGGGCTAGGGCCGTGAGAATTTATCTGAGGGAAGTGAGAGAAGGGCAGGCTAAGGCTAGAGGGATTCCCTATGAAAAGAAGAAACGGAAGCGACCCACAACGGCGGctgcggcggcggcggcggcggtaACGGTGGCTAATGCATCAACAACAACAGCGGAAGGTGGTAGCGCCGGTGGTAATAGTAGTACTAGTGTTGGTGGTGGCTCTTCCGAAGCTGgggctgctgctgctactgttACTGTTGCTCCATCTTCTACTTCCGTATAGGTTCCACTTAATTCTTGTCTATTTTTACTCCTATTTTCGAGTTTTTAAATATATGTGGCAATTTTCTCTTATAATTTGTTGCATGCCATGAACTAAATTACTTAGAATTCACTCACACGCACACACAAgcaggctctctctctctctctctctctctctctctctctctctctaggttaTCGATCTATAGAGACCATGAACCTTTTTGTGCTGAGATTTTATGTTCTTCTTTGATGTTCCTATTGATCTAGTACCTTTCAACCCACAAAACTGAAacacaccctctctctctctctctctctctctctctccccctcaaTATTCTAATTAATTCAGGTCTTCATAGTTCATAtatagaagttattgactccATTTTGGATCTTATATTATCACCCCCTTCATCAAACAGAAAACAGGAACTAATTAAATTTATTCTCTCATTTCATCATTGGATATTTAAACCATATTAATTATTGGGTGCATCATCCACAACTCAATTGAATCAGATAattggatggaaagaaggaagaggtgGGAATGGTGGCAAATTGGAGGTCGTGGGTGAAGGGCAAAGGAAGGAAGAGCTAGCCTCTGCATGTTGGGTCAAGAAAGGGAATGGTAGTACTACTTTAGGTTAGGACTCTAGTCAATCTAAAACTATAactggtcccccccccccccctctcccctcccGGATCAGCTGCCCTTCCCGGGAGGAATGGGGTGGGCATATAGATATGTGCCTTTATCATTTGTGATGACACACGTGCGCCACTGACCCACCCAATTTGCTAACTCTTTCAGCTTTCCAGGTGCCCTCTTTCCCCCCAACTCCAATTCTTGTGTGACCTGATTTGGGATCTGATCTGAGATTTGaagattttggtttttgggtcttgggttttggattttagaCTAAGAGAGAGACTACTCACTACtcaaactagagagagagagagggggggggtcgGCCTGAGAAGACTTGATTCCACTTTCGGATTTCTTTTCATTGAAAAGTGAAAATGTTAAACCCAACCAAGTGGAAATGGGAGGTATAAAGTAGAAGGATAGACTAAAAAGAAATatgttgaattttttctttattttctttttaataccGAGTAACTAATCAtgtaattgaaaataaaatagaataaaaaaatcagataatTTTCCTTCATATATTTTATTTCCCTAACCAACTACTACCGAATGGAAACGACCAGTAGCCGCTTTTGCTCATAACCCATAATATTGTAAGGCTCCATTGTGTTAACCTTAACCTTAATTCTTAAAGGTTCAAACCCACCTATCACTCCACTCCCAACCCCCAACCAAGCAATCCCTTGGAGTTtcagtctctctctttctctctctctctctgaggtaAAACCAcagtaaataagaaaatagagtGGGATGAACAGGAGGACCCATTTCTACTCCTCTCTTTGGCTCCTTGCTTTTGTTTCATATCCTTTTCTAACATGATTGAA
Protein-coding regions in this window:
- the LOC122067356 gene encoding protein LIGHT-DEPENDENT SHORT HYPOCOTYLS 6-like — protein: MDSTSGGGGGASEPNSGEGPSATGGGAGDGSSAAAPPSRYESQKRRDWNTFLQYLKNHKPPLSLARCSGAHVIEFLKYLDQFGKTKVHHSGCSYFGHPNPPAPCACPLKQAWGSLDALIGRLRAAYEENGGRPESNPFGARAVRIYLREVREGQAKARGIPYEKKKRKRPTTAAAAAAAAVTVANASTTTAEGGSAGGNSSTSVGGGSSEAGAAAATVTVAPSSTSV